DNA sequence from the Actinacidiphila yeochonensis CN732 genome:
AAAGGGGAAAAGGCCGCCGCGGGAACTCGCCGGGAGAGTTCCCTGTGGGAATCCGGCGTGCCGACCCGGTGCGCGGACCCGCCGCGCATTCGATCCGCGGCGGCGGGAGGTCCGCTCCGGGGCAGGGGTGAGCCCGTTCCTGCCTGTCATGTCATCGATGGACGGATGTCGCCGCAGGTCACGGCCGTAGACTCCCGCCATTGGGCGATCTCCGGCACGGGTGTGGCACGTGCGTGGCAAGGACGAGCGATGGGGCCCACGGGCCCGGTCGGTGGATTGTTCGAGGCGGGCGAAGGTGATTGTCCACCCGTTCGCCCTGACGTGCTCATGATGGCGACTCTGTCGGCGCCGGAGCAATAAAAAGTCATATGAATGCAACCCGGTGCGCAGCATCATGTCATCCCGATCCGACATGGTCAATAAAGATCATATGGAATCGGTGTTCAGGTTTCAGGCAGGCTGAAAACAGCCTGCGGACCGCCGGTAAACCCACTGGTAGCATATGGGCGCCAACGCCGAATGCCTGCTCAGGGCCCTTGGGGGGCTGGAGGCGGCCACTCCGCAACGATCAGATTCAGCCCCGAAATGTTTCGGCACGGGGTGTGGGGGCGGCACCCTGCCGGTTGTCGGCGGTTGTGCGAGTGCCGGTTGCCGGTTGCCGGCTGCCGGCTGTGCGAGTGCCGGGGTCCGGCGGCGGGCGCTGAACCGGCGGTGTCCGGGTAGGCGCCTCTCTGACGCTCCGTCATCACGGTGGGCGTCAGAGAGGGAGAGCGGCCATGGGCAGACTCGACGACGTGATGGCCCGCCACGTGTGGCTCAGGTTCGCGGGCGGTTGGATGCTGGCGACGGCCGTCGTCGTGGCGGCCCACCCGACACGCTCGCGGGTGGACGTCGCCGCCCGCGTCGTCGCCGGCTCGGCGGGTGCGGTGTGGCTCGCAGTGCGCCGGCACCGCCGCGAGAAAGCCGTGGCGGGCGGCACGGCGGACGACCTGGTCGTCATGGAGCACCACCTGCTGACCGGCGAGCCGCCGGCCGGCCCGAGGCGGCGGGAGGCCATGCGGGCGCTGGTGGCGCGGCGGCTGTACCTCGCCCGCTACCGGCGGGCCGCGCTCGTCCTCCTCGCCGTCCTGTACTGCGCCGGGGTCGTCTGCTTCGCGCTCACCGAGCCGGCCTGGCGGGCCGTGCCGGAGTGCGTGGCCGTCGGCGCCCTCTTCGGCTACGCCTACGCGGCCGGCGCGCGGGCGCTGCACCGTCTCCGGCGGATGCGCGACGTCCTCGCCGGCGACCGGACGGCCGGGCCCGCCCTCGCCGGCGGCCCCGCGGCCGCGCGCGAAGCCCCGCCGCGGCAGCGCGCCGCCGGCCCGCCCCGGCCGTCGGCGGGCTGACGCCCGCCGCCTCCGCCGGACAGGAGCCCCGCGTCCACGGACCGCCACCGCGGTCGCCGCCGACCCGGGCCCGAGGCGGCGACCCGGGCCGGAGGTGCCGCATCGGGCCGGAGGTGCCGACCCGGGCCGGAGGTGCGGGAAGCGGCGAGTCGGGCGGGAGGCGGCCGAGCCCGCCCCGCTACGCCGTTCGAGTGGCGAGGGGTGGCACCGAGGCGTCGAATGGAGGGGGGCCCGGCTGGAGGGGGCCCGGCGAGGAGACGCTGGAGGCGAACGTGTCAGTCGTACCGCTCAGGGAGATCCTTGCCGACGCCTTCGACCAGCGTTATGGCGTTCCCGCCGTCAACATCGTCAACGACCTGACGCTGGAGGCCGTGCTGGCCGCCGCCGAGCAGCACTCCTCGCCGCTGATCGTGCAGACCTCCGTGAAGACGGTGAAGTCCGTCGGCTACGGCGTGCTGATGGCGATGTGGCGGGAGATGACCGCGGGCCTGCGGGTGCCGGTCACCCTCCACCTCGACCACTGCCCCGAGCGCGACGTGATCAGCGAGTGCCTGCGCCACGGCTGGAACTCCGTACTCTTCGACGCCTCCCGGATGCCGGTGGAGGAGAACACCCGGCAGACCGTCGAGGTGGTCGCCGAGGCCCGCCGGCACGGCGCCGACGTCGAGGGCGAGATCGAGTCGATCACCGGCGTCGAGGACGACATCGGCTCCGACGAGGCCGCCGCCCAGAAGGGCCTGGAGGTCGCCCTCGACTTCCTGCGCACCACCGGCGTGGACGTGTTCGCGCCCGCGATCGGCAACGCGCACGGCTCCTACCGGCGCGCCCCCGTCCTGGACTTCCAGCGGGTCTCCGACATCGTCGCCGCGCACCCGCTGCCGATCGCGCTGCACGGCGGCAGCGGCCTCTCCGACGAGCAGTTCCGCGACCTGATCGCGCGCGGCTGCGCGAAGGTGAACATCTCCACGGCCCTCAAGGAGACGTACATGAAGGGCAACCTGGCCTTCCTGCGCGACGCCGAGGAGCGGCAGAAGTGGGACCCGCCGTCCCTCTTCCGCAGCGTCCGGGCCGACGTGATGGGCCTGGCGGGGTCGCTGATGGACGTCTTCGGCAGCACCGGAAGGGCGGGGTGAGGCCATGCCCGCGCTGATCTTCGACTGCGACGG
Encoded proteins:
- a CDS encoding class II fructose-bisphosphate aldolase, which translates into the protein MSVVPLREILADAFDQRYGVPAVNIVNDLTLEAVLAAAEQHSSPLIVQTSVKTVKSVGYGVLMAMWREMTAGLRVPVTLHLDHCPERDVISECLRHGWNSVLFDASRMPVEENTRQTVEVVAEARRHGADVEGEIESITGVEDDIGSDEAAAQKGLEVALDFLRTTGVDVFAPAIGNAHGSYRRAPVLDFQRVSDIVAAHPLPIALHGGSGLSDEQFRDLIARGCAKVNISTALKETYMKGNLAFLRDAEERQKWDPPSLFRSVRADVMGLAGSLMDVFGSTGRAG